TGGACCGCGGCCCGGTGGAGCTGTCCAACAAGGACTATCACGCGGCGCTTCAATCGGCCGTGGAGCTACTGCGCCGCTACCTCGGAGAGCGCGCCACCGTGCTCCGCCTCCAGGGCGAGCGCATCGCGGTGATCCTTCCCGGCGCCGTGGTTTACGACGTCGAACGGCTCCTGGACCGGCTGAAGGAAGACCTGCGCGGCTGGAGCCGCGCAACCGGCGGCGTCGGTTTCACCGCCGGCGTCGTGGTCGACCGCGGCGCGCAGGCGCCGGTGGACGACCTGATTCGCAACCTGACGCTGGCCGTACGGCGGGCCGCGGTCTACCGGCGGGACCGCTTCGTGTTCAGCGAAAGCTAAAGCTGTAGCGCTCCGGGCTCTCTAGCCCTGCAGGTCCACTTCGCGCATGTAGACGAATTCGCGCACCACCACGGCCGGGTCCGGGGCCCTCTTTTTCGGGGCGGTCTGCGCAGGCTGGTGCTTCGCGATTGCCCGCCCCGCTGCGCGCGCCGCTCCGCGCGCAGCGCCGCTTGCCATCCGCCTCGCCAGCCACTCGATGCCCGTGCCGATAGCGAGGATGGCGATGCTGCCGACCAGCGAGGGCGGCAGACCCCGCGCTGACTCTATCGGCAAAGAGGACTCACGCACGGCGGGCAGATTTACCGTGATCTGGCGGCCACAGCGCCGGCAGAAGTTGTCGTCCGGGTCGCGTGGCGCGCTGCAAGAAGGGCAGCGGAGGTCGTTCACGGCCTCGAAGTATAGCACGCGAAACGGCGTCCTTTCGGCTTCTGCGGAGGGGTCGAAGGGCACTGTCGGGGGCGCCGCGGCGGGCATGATCATGGTGGTGCGGAGGGAGACCATGAAAATCCTGGCGACAGTAGATGGGTCCGGCGAGGCGAAAGCCGTTATCCCCATGCTCACGCGTCTCGCCAACGCAGTAGGGGCAGAGGTGACCCTGCTCACCGTAATCACGGAGTCGCCCCAGGGCGTCCCCCGCAAGGGCCCGGCGGTCGAGATGGTGACGCCGGGCGGGCAGATGGGTGCGGCCACCGTGCAGACGATGCGCGCCGAAGCGATCCTTCATCCGCCGCCGCCGGCCTGGGATGAGTCGAAGGACCAGGCGGTGGAGCGGCTGGAGGCCGAAGCGCGGGACTTCCTCGAAGACTTTGCCTCCCCTCTCCGGCAGGCGGGAATCGCCGTGCGGGAGGTAACCCTCGTCGATAACGACGCGGCGAAGGCGATCGTCCGGTATGCCCGCGAAGGCGGCTTCGACCTGGTCGCGATGGCCACGCACGGCCGCTCTGGCCTGCGCGAGATCGTTCAGGGCAGCGTTGCGGCGGCGGTCGTGCGGTCGGGCGTCGCGCCCGTACTGCTCGTGCGGCCGAAGGCCTGAGCGCCCCTAATAAGTGCTGGCGCCGGCGCCGATCTCCTGGCGGGTCTGGATGTAGCGGACTACGTCGCCACGGTGGATCAGGCCTCGCAGCAGCCTGCCCTCCATGAGCGGCACCTGGTTGATGTCGTTGCCCGCCATTATCTGCAGCACCCGCGCCAGCTCGTCCGAGGCGGTCACGGTGCGCAGCTTGCTCGCCGGCGTCATCGCCCGGTAGACCGTGACCTTCGGCCAGTCCTCGCGCGGCACGTTGCGAGTGTCGGTCAGCGTGATCAGGCCCAGGAGCTCCTCGCCCGCCATGACCGGGAAGGCCCGTCCGTGGCCGGCGAGGATGTGCTCCTCCACGAGCTGGGCGATCGTCATCTCGGGGCTAATGGGTACATAGTCCTGTTTCGCCAGCACCGTCGCCGGCACACCCTTGAGCACGGTCTCCAGCAGGAGCGTCTCATAGCTCGCGGCCGAGGCGGAGCGCAAGAAGTTCCCGATCAGGAAGAACCACAGGCCGGTGACCCAGTAGTCGCGGTCCGCGATGAACACCACCACCCCCAGCGCCATGATCAGGTTGGCGACGATTTGCCCGACGCGCGAAGCCAACTTCGTCGCTGAAAGCAGGTCCCGCCTTCGCGCCCAGAGGAGGCTGCGCAGCACCCGGCCGCCATCGAGGGGGAAGCCCGGCACCAGGTTAAAAATGCCGATTGCCAGGTTGATCGCTGCCAGGTTCAGCGACACCTCAGCCGCGCCCTCCGAGACTGGTCCCAGGGCCACGAACCCGGCCCCGAACAGCACCGCCATCGTCACGCTCGTAAGCGGCCCCACGATCGCGATCCAGAACTCCTGCCCCGGGCTGGCCGGCTCCTTGCCGAGATTGCTGACTCCACCGAAAACGAACAGCGTGATGCTGGTCACAGGTAGCCCGTAGCGCCGCGCCACCAGCGAATGCGAGACCTCGTGCAGCAGGATCGAGAAAAAGAAGATGAAGGCGATGAGTGCCCCGGCCGTCCAGCGCTGCCCGCCGTCCCAGCGCGGGAAGGAGTCCTTCAGGATCCCTTCCGCGAAGCTGGCCGTGACCAGGAAGAAGATGAATATCCAGCTCCAGTGGATGCTGATCTCGAAGCCAAGGAAACGCCCCAGCCGTATGCTGCCGATCAACTAACGGTTCCTAGCCTGACGGCCCACCGGGCCGGACACGAGCGCCGCTTCGATCATACACAGAGACCGGCAACGACGGTGTGGTGCCGGACGGCCATGGAGGCCGCAGACTACGCGTCTCGGCCTCGAGGCGCATCGACTCCGGCTGACAGGGCGCCGGCGCCGCCTGGTCGCGCCGGCAAGGGCCTCTACCGTGACGCAAGCCGTCCCAGGCCGTCATAAGCCGCGTACTTGTACACGTCCGTCAGCGTCGGGAAGTTGAAGACCGAGTCGATGAAGTAGTCGATCGTCCCCTTGTAGTACATGCAGGCCTGCCCGACGTGGACGAGCTCCGAGGCGCCCTGGCCGATGATGTGCACGCCCAGCAGCTCGCGAGTCTCGCGCTCGAACACCAGCTTCACCATCCCGCCCGTGTCCCCCGCGATCTGGCCGCGCGCGTTCTCGCGGTAGTAGCCCCGGCCAACGACGGCCTCGCGCCCCGCGGCCGCCGCCTCCTCTTCGCTCAGGCCGAGCTTCGACACCTCCGGGATCGTGTAGACGGCGTATGGCAGGAGCGACGAGACCTCGGTCTTGTACTCGAAGCCGAACGCCTGGCAGACGGCTACCCGGCCCTGCTCCATCGACGTGTTTGCCAGCGCCGGGAAGCCGATTACGTCACCCGCCGCCATCACGCTCGGCACCGCGGTGCGGAAGCGCTGGTCCACCTTCACCCGGCCCTTAGCGTCGACCTCGATGCCCAACGCCTGCAAGCCCAGGCCCTCGGTGTTGCCCACCCGGCCACCGGTGAAGAGCAGCGCCTCCGCCTCCACGGCCTCCCCGTCCGCCAGTTCGGCGCGGACGCCGTTCGGAGTGCGCTGGTAAGCGCGCGCCGAGGCGTTCAGACGCAGGTCCAGCCCCGCCTCCTGCATGCGGGACTGGAGGAGCAGCGCCACCTCGTCATCGATGAAGGGCAGGAGCGATGGGTCACGGTCGAGCAGGGTCACGCGAATGCCCAGCGCTTGCAGGAGCGAGGCGTACTCGCAGCCCACGACGCCGCCCCCGACCACGATCATGCTCGCCGGCAGGCGCTTCAACCCCAGGACCGTGTCGCTGTCGAACACGGCCTCGCCGTCGAAAGGCACTTCCGGCGGGCGCATGGGCCGCGAGCCCGTGGCGATGAGGATGAAATCGCCGCCGAGGAGCCGTGTCCCGCCTTCGCGCAGCCGCACCTCGACCTCGTTCGGCCCCGTAAGGCGGGCGCCGCCCTCGAAGTAGTCGATGCCGTGCCGCTTGATGTTGGCGGCGACCAGGCCGCGGTAGGCCTCGACGACGGCGCGCTGCCGGAAAAAGAGCTCGTCCGGCGTCAGTTGCTGGTCCAGCGGGCGGTGGATGCCGTAGGGGTCGCGTTGTCGCAGCTCGGCGAAGTGCACGGCCGTCTCGCGCAGCACCTTGCTCGGCAGCGTGCCCGTGTTCGTCGCCGAACCGCCGACGTCGCCGCGTTCGATGACCGCTACGCGCTTGCCGAAGTAGGCCGCCTGCGCCGCGCCCTTCTCGCCCGCCGGCCCCGAGCCGATGACTATGAGGTCGTACCGCCCGTCAGCCACCTGCCCATCTCAGCAGGTAACGCCGCCGGAGTCCAGCGAATAGTTACGAAAAAAGCTCCTCGGCCAGCTTTCGATGCGCGTGACGCGTCACACTCGCGAGCGGTAACAGTTTCTTTGAGCCAGGCCGCATCCTTGCTTTGACGGCGGAAGCAAACCTAGAATTTGAAAGCCCACCCGGGGTGGGCGCAGCCCTCCAGGCAGGTCTCCCTCTTGATCACTATCGGCCTCACAGGCGGCATCGCTTCGGGCAAGACCCTGGTCTCGCAGATGCTGGAGAAGCACGGCGCGAAAGTCGTCGACGTCGACCGGGTGGCGCACGAAACCTACCGTGCCGGCAGTCCCGGGTTCGAACGGCTGCGGGCGGCGTTTGGCGATCAGGTGGTGGGCCCGGACGGCGAGATTGACCGCCGTGTCCTGGGCGGGCTCGTCTTCGGGCGGCCTGAGGAGATGAAGAAGCTGACAGACATCGTCTGGCCGCTCACGCGCGCGCGCCTCGAAGCGATGAAGGCCGAGGAGGAGGGCCGGACGCGCGTCCTGGTCTTCGAAGCCGCGGTGCTGATCGAGGCCGGCTGGACGGACCTCGTGGACGAGGTCTGGGTCGTCAGCGTGCCCGTGGAGGTGGCGCGGGAGCGCTTGATGGCGCGCAATGGCATAACGGCCGAGCAGGCGGACGCGCGCATCGGCTCGCAGCTGACGAACGAGGAGAGG
This genomic stretch from Dehalococcoidia bacterium harbors:
- a CDS encoding zinc ribbon domain-containing protein → MVSLRTTMIMPAAAPPTVPFDPSAEAERTPFRVLYFEAVNDLRCPSCSAPRDPDDNFCRRCGRQITVNLPAVRESSLPIESARGLPPSLVGSIAILAIGTGIEWLARRMASGAARGAARAAGRAIAKHQPAQTAPKKRAPDPAVVVREFVYMREVDLQG
- the sthA gene encoding Si-specific NAD(P)(+) transhydrogenase, translated to MADGRYDLIVIGSGPAGEKGAAQAAYFGKRVAVIERGDVGGSATNTGTLPSKVLRETAVHFAELRQRDPYGIHRPLDQQLTPDELFFRQRAVVEAYRGLVAANIKRHGIDYFEGGARLTGPNEVEVRLREGGTRLLGGDFILIATGSRPMRPPEVPFDGEAVFDSDTVLGLKRLPASMIVVGGGVVGCEYASLLQALGIRVTLLDRDPSLLPFIDDEVALLLQSRMQEAGLDLRLNASARAYQRTPNGVRAELADGEAVEAEALLFTGGRVGNTEGLGLQALGIEVDAKGRVKVDQRFRTAVPSVMAAGDVIGFPALANTSMEQGRVAVCQAFGFEYKTEVSSLLPYAVYTIPEVSKLGLSEEEAAAAGREAVVGRGYYRENARGQIAGDTGGMVKLVFERETRELLGVHIIGQGASELVHVGQACMYYKGTIDYFIDSVFNFPTLTDVYKYAAYDGLGRLASR
- a CDS encoding universal stress protein codes for the protein MKILATVDGSGEAKAVIPMLTRLANAVGAEVTLLTVITESPQGVPRKGPAVEMVTPGGQMGAATVQTMRAEAILHPPPPAWDESKDQAVERLEAEARDFLEDFASPLRQAGIAVREVTLVDNDAAKAIVRYAREGGFDLVAMATHGRSGLREIVQGSVAAAVVRSGVAPVLLVRPKA
- the coaE gene encoding dephospho-CoA kinase (Dephospho-CoA kinase (CoaE) performs the final step in coenzyme A biosynthesis.); this translates as MITIGLTGGIASGKTLVSQMLEKHGAKVVDVDRVAHETYRAGSPGFERLRAAFGDQVVGPDGEIDRRVLGGLVFGRPEEMKKLTDIVWPLTRARLEAMKAEEEGRTRVLVFEAAVLIEAGWTDLVDEVWVVSVPVEVARERLMARNGITAEQADARIGSQLTNEERVRHAVVTIDNSGSIADLERRVAEAWDALEARAAGGARA
- a CDS encoding site-2 protease family protein: MIGSIRLGRFLGFEISIHWSWIFIFFLVTASFAEGILKDSFPRWDGGQRWTAGALIAFIFFFSILLHEVSHSLVARRYGLPVTSITLFVFGGVSNLGKEPASPGQEFWIAIVGPLTSVTMAVLFGAGFVALGPVSEGAAEVSLNLAAINLAIGIFNLVPGFPLDGGRVLRSLLWARRRDLLSATKLASRVGQIVANLIMALGVVVFIADRDYWVTGLWFFLIGNFLRSASAASYETLLLETVLKGVPATVLAKQDYVPISPEMTIAQLVEEHILAGHGRAFPVMAGEELLGLITLTDTRNVPREDWPKVTVYRAMTPASKLRTVTASDELARVLQIMAGNDINQVPLMEGRLLRGLIHRGDVVRYIQTRQEIGAGASTY